Proteins co-encoded in one Patescibacteria group bacterium genomic window:
- a CDS encoding Hsp20/alpha crystallin family protein: MASFLEKLKKGMGVEELESTKTPTPKKEPKQEKKETPVKKTITKTKVKKATLKPEVKKEEKVEKETTQPAPVLTKEKKEQWPQLEGELAVDVYQTDSDLIIQSAIAGIKPTDIDISIDDDVITLKGERKRLADEEGDYFYQECYWGPFSRQIISPVEIDSERVDATLKEGILTIKIPKITRNKKSKIVVKG; encoded by the coding sequence ATGGCATCATTTTTAGAAAAACTTAAAAAAGGAATGGGCGTCGAGGAATTAGAAAGCACAAAAACTCCAACGCCAAAAAAAGAACCCAAACAAGAAAAAAAAGAAACACCAGTTAAAAAAACAATAACTAAAACAAAAGTGAAAAAAGCAACTCTAAAGCCCGAAGTGAAAAAGGAAGAAAAAGTTGAAAAAGAAACCACTCAACCTGCTCCAGTTTTAACAAAAGAAAAAAAAGAGCAATGGCCTCAATTAGAAGGAGAATTAGCTGTTGATGTTTATCAAACTGATTCAGATTTAATAATTCAATCAGCTATTGCCGGAATAAAACCAACAGACATTGACATTTCAATCGATGATGATGTCATAACGCTTAAGGGTGAAAGGAAAAGGTTAGCTGATGAAGAAGGTGATTACTTTTATCAAGAATGTTACTGGGGACCATTTTCTCGTCAAATAATTTCTCCTGTTGAAATTGACTCTGAAAGAGTTGATGCAACTTTAAAAGAAGGAATTCTAACAATAAAGATTCCGAAAATAACAAGGAATAAAAAATCAAAGATTGTTGTAAAAGGATAA